TTGAGCCGTCAGGACATCTGATCATGCCTTCACCATGGCATCCTCCGGGACATTCTGGCAGATATAAATACCCGCCGAATACATCTTTCAGTTCTGTTCTCGAAAGTTTTGATACATTAATTTTTTTCATGGAATTAATTTTTAATTATGGTATTGTTTGCAAACTACTCACAATTAGATTGATAAGTGGAATAGCTAATAAGCTAAAATAATTAAATTAATTCATTAAAAAAAGAAATATTTGTTGATATTTTTATGTTGTTTGTATGTAATTATATGAAATTTAATTGATTAAAAAATAAATTGTATATTTATTTCCATATAAAGAGAGATAGTAAAGAGAAATCCGAAAATCTTTAAGAGTAGGAAATTAAACTAAACAAAATTAATCATGAAAAATTTAAAAAGCTTAAACAGAAAAGAGTTGAAAACTGTTTTGGGAGGTGCAGCATTAGCTTGTGAAACTCCTGTAGATGGAGGTTGTTCTGCAGGATACACATTCTGTAGTAATCCTTATTGCTGTTATCCACCAAGAAAACCGTATATCTGTTTTGATTAATAAAAAAATCCCTCAACTGAGGGATTTCTATTTCTAAGGATTTTCTTTTGAAATTTCCTCATGGTGCTTAAGGTATAAAGGCAGTGCCGCCGATCCATACCAAGGGAAGATTTCATAACTGAAAACTCCGGCCTGAACTGCAGGATCAGTTTTTACCCATTGCTCAGCTTCTTCTTTAGATTTTGTATTGAAAATAAACATTCCACGGTAGTTTTCCTTATTCTTTTCCAGAAAAGGTCCAGCCACGATAATCTTACCCTCATTTGCTAGTTTACCAATGTTGGTCATATGTCCTTTCATCAAAGTACTCATTTGAGTTTTGTCTTCAATTTTTGCAGAACCAGTTGTCAGCATTACAATGGTGTAAGCTTTCATGCCATATTGGTCTGCACCAAGAGAAGTGGCTAGTTCTTGATTGAATTTAGCCTTTTCGGTTTTCTTTTCCTGTGCAAAGTAAAGTGTTGAGGTGAGGAGGGATGCGATAAGTAATGTTTTTGATATCATATTGCTTTGTTTTGATAAATATAATAAAAACCCTATAAATTTCTGAAATGTGAATTTCAAATGATGTTATGAAACAAAAAAACCTCGATGGTTACGAGGTTATATTTAATAGTCTTAATGAGGTTACATTAATCTTTTATTCTTAAAAATTCTTTAGCAAGCTCAATCATTTTTGGATCACCGGTATATTTTCCATGTTCATCAGAAAGTTTTACGGTAGGAATCCATTCTTTATTGGGAGCCTGAACTCCGATAAGCTTCATAACAATGTTCATAGGTTTTAATCCTACATCATTCGTAAGATTGGTTCCTATTCCAAAAGAAATTCCGATTTTTCCTCTGCAATAATTGGTGATTTCTTCTACCTTTTCAAGATTTAGGGCATCAGAGAAAATGATGTATTTAAACATCGGATTGATGCCGTTTCTTTGATAATGAGCGATCGTCTTATCTGCAAATTCTAATGCATCACCACTGTCATGACGCACTCCATCAAAAAGCTTGGCAAATTTCTTATCAAACTGCTGGAAGAAAACATCGGTAGTATATGTATCTGATAGTGCTACTCCAAGATCTCCTCTGTAAACATCCACCCAATGTTCCAACGCCATTTCATTGGCCATTTTGAAACCATATTCGGCTGCGTGGAACATAAACCATTCATGAGCATGTGTTCCAATAGGCTTTACACCGTACTTCATGGCAAAGTGTACGTTTGAACTTCCTATAAATGTGGATTCTTTTTTCTTTGTCAAAGCCTCCATTACAAGATTTTGTACTTTATAGGAATGCCTTCTTCTTGTCCCAAATTCTGCAAATGTAACTCCAAGTCTGCCCAGAGATTCTGCCTTTTCAATGGTTTTGCTCATAACAACTTCATTAGAATCCCTTTCCATATGGTTCATTTCATAATGAAGCTCACTGATGAGTGCCAATAGAGGAACTTCCCAAAGGATGGTTCTGTACCAAAGCCCTTCAACGGTTACGGACAGATCACCTCCTTCCTGATGAATCTTTACTTCAGATGGGTCATAATGATAGCCCTCCAGAAAATCCAGGTAAGGAAGGTCAATATAAGGGCAGGTTCTTGCCATGAATTTCTTCTCTTCCTTAGTCAGCTTCAATTCAGCCATTTTATTGACTGCCTCTTTTAAGGCTGCATCAAACCCATCCGGAAAGTGATGTTTCCCTCTGTTGAT
This genomic interval from Chryseobacterium joostei contains the following:
- the pncB gene encoding nicotinate phosphoribosyltransferase, coding for MNDVRLNSILDNDFYKITMQNAVVKLFPGSIVKYEFINRGKHHFPDGFDAALKEAVNKMAELKLTKEEKKFMARTCPYIDLPYLDFLEGYHYDPSEVKIHQEGGDLSVTVEGLWYRTILWEVPLLALISELHYEMNHMERDSNEVVMSKTIEKAESLGRLGVTFAEFGTRRRHSYKVQNLVMEALTKKKESTFIGSSNVHFAMKYGVKPIGTHAHEWFMFHAAEYGFKMANEMALEHWVDVYRGDLGVALSDTYTTDVFFQQFDKKFAKLFDGVRHDSGDALEFADKTIAHYQRNGINPMFKYIIFSDALNLEKVEEITNYCRGKIGISFGIGTNLTNDVGLKPMNIVMKLIGVQAPNKEWIPTVKLSDEHGKYTGDPKMIELAKEFLRIKD
- a CDS encoding YciI family protein translates to MISKTLLIASLLTSTLYFAQEKKTEKAKFNQELATSLGADQYGMKAYTIVMLTTGSAKIEDKTQMSTLMKGHMTNIGKLANEGKIIVAGPFLEKNKENYRGMFIFNTKSKEEAEQWVKTDPAVQAGVFSYEIFPWYGSAALPLYLKHHEEISKENP
- a CDS encoding bacteriocin-like protein → MKNLKSLNRKELKTVLGGAALACETPVDGGCSAGYTFCSNPYCCYPPRKPYICFD